A single Vulcanisaeta distributa DSM 14429 DNA region contains:
- a CDS encoding 3-hydroxyacyl-CoA dehydrogenase/enoyl-CoA hydratase family protein, with translation MSSLGIKRVAVLGAGTMGHGIAEVFAMAGFEVNLMDISDEILRNALNRIRDSLERLSRRGELRESVDLIMPRIHTTTKVADAVKDVDFLVEAVPENADLKKNIFREADQYAPPHAIFASNTSTIPITELSEATSRKEKFIGMHFMNPPPLMKLVEITRGRYTSDETVNITVQLTRILNKEPVVVNKDVPGFIVNRVLFRVMLEACREVVQEGIKIIDLDAMARNVLGLPMGPFELLDYIGLDTSLFIVKAMTERGFKAHSCPLLEELVSKGKLGVKSGEGFYKYPGPGQYVKPKVLPEQGLELDPVRLMAPAINELAWLVREGVATVDDIDKSVELGLNYPWGLSEFADEAGIDNIVDALTQLKGVSGWEEYEPDPLLTNYVKEGRLGRKSGRGFREYPEVEFRKYEEIMLRIDPPSAWIILNKPDKLNVLTPKMADEIVNALRSVEDDPRVRVVVITGSGRAFCAGADINQFQNATPMQMFKAMRHYHSMTLEIEYYTKPVIAAINGYALGGGLEIAMACDIRVASEDALLGQPEINLGIIPGAGGTQRLTRLTNLGISKELILTGKQVSAKAALEYGVVNRVVPRHALEYEVMRWVKELASKPPLTLMLAKYAINYGYEAPIWSALSNEASLFGVAISTKDAQEGVRAFLEKRRPRFTGE, from the coding sequence ATGTCGAGCTTGGGTATTAAGAGGGTCGCCGTACTGGGCGCCGGTACGATGGGTCATGGCATAGCCGAGGTATTTGCGATGGCGGGTTTCGAGGTTAACCTCATGGACATATCTGATGAGATCCTTAGGAACGCCCTTAACAGGATTCGGGATAGTCTCGAAAGATTAAGCAGGAGGGGTGAGCTGAGGGAGAGTGTTGACTTGATAATGCCCAGGATACACACAACCACCAAGGTTGCTGATGCCGTTAAGGACGTAGATTTCTTAGTTGAGGCCGTGCCTGAAAACGCCGACTTAAAGAAGAACATATTCAGGGAGGCAGATCAGTATGCGCCACCCCATGCAATATTTGCGTCTAACACGAGTACCATACCAATAACCGAGTTATCGGAGGCCACGTCACGTAAGGAGAAATTCATTGGGATGCACTTCATGAATCCACCACCGCTCATGAAGCTCGTGGAGATAACCAGGGGTAGGTACACAAGTGATGAGACTGTCAACATAACCGTTCAATTAACTAGAATACTCAATAAGGAGCCCGTCGTTGTTAATAAGGACGTACCTGGGTTCATAGTTAATAGGGTATTGTTTAGGGTCATGCTGGAGGCATGTCGTGAGGTGGTGCAGGAAGGCATTAAGATAATTGACCTAGACGCCATGGCGAGGAATGTGCTTGGTCTGCCAATGGGTCCCTTTGAACTTCTCGACTACATAGGCCTTGACACAAGTCTCTTCATAGTTAAGGCGATGACCGAGAGGGGGTTTAAGGCTCATTCCTGCCCATTGCTTGAGGAATTAGTGAGTAAGGGTAAGCTCGGTGTTAAGTCTGGCGAGGGCTTCTACAAATATCCAGGCCCTGGTCAGTACGTAAAGCCTAAGGTATTACCTGAACAAGGCCTTGAGCTTGACCCAGTAAGGTTGATGGCCCCGGCCATTAATGAGTTGGCTTGGCTTGTTAGGGAGGGCGTGGCTACGGTAGATGATATCGATAAGAGCGTGGAGCTTGGCCTTAATTACCCATGGGGATTATCCGAGTTCGCTGATGAGGCTGGCATTGATAATATTGTCGATGCATTAACGCAACTTAAGGGCGTCAGTGGCTGGGAGGAGTATGAGCCAGACCCATTGCTGACTAACTATGTTAAGGAGGGTAGGTTAGGTAGAAAGAGTGGTAGGGGTTTCAGGGAGTACCCTGAGGTTGAGTTTAGGAAGTATGAAGAGATAATGCTTAGGATTGATCCGCCAAGTGCTTGGATAATTCTGAATAAGCCTGATAAATTGAATGTATTAACTCCGAAGATGGCTGACGAGATTGTCAATGCGCTGAGGAGTGTTGAGGATGATCCAAGGGTCAGGGTTGTGGTTATCACGGGTAGCGGTAGGGCATTCTGTGCGGGTGCTGATATTAATCAATTCCAGAATGCAACGCCAATGCAGATGTTCAAGGCAATGAGGCATTACCACTCAATGACTCTGGAGATCGAGTACTACACGAAACCCGTGATAGCGGCGATAAATGGTTACGCCCTTGGTGGTGGCCTGGAGATCGCCATGGCATGCGACATTAGGGTTGCCAGTGAGGATGCATTACTCGGCCAGCCCGAGATCAACCTGGGCATAATACCGGGTGCAGGAGGAACGCAGAGGCTGACTAGGTTGACGAACCTAGGCATTAGTAAGGAGTTAATACTCACGGGCAAGCAAGTAAGTGCCAAGGCTGCTCTTGAGTACGGCGTCGTTAATAGGGTCGTGCCAAGGCACGCCCTTGAGTATGAGGTGATGAGGTGGGTTAAGGAACTAGCCTCAAAGCCACCACTAACGCTTATGCTCGCTAAGTACGCAATTAATTACGGTTATGAGGCCCCAATATGGAGTGCATTAAGCAATGAGGCCTCATTATTTGGCGTGGCAATATCGACTAAGGATGCACAAGAGGGTGTCAGGGCTTTCCTAGAGAAAAGAAGGCCAAGGTTTACCGGTGAGTAA
- a CDS encoding cobalamin biosynthesis protein, translating into MSILERLWRGVLIVYASDSGADTANRLFRLLRGTGVPTAMIKYDGDLGRYWDCFDAIVLVMALSGAVRLVCKYAKSKVADPAVVVIDDGGRYVIPILSAHWGANEVAEAIARLMGAEAVITTAAEYMGVTSIEELARLLHCDIVNTEELPNFYSALLSNKPICIIGINELPREVRGSYVIGVNAGCEYIITVGEPHQSLEGIRMLRCVPYKVIIGVGLMNEAGINEVIKAIRTTLNRLGIGADRVLAVASIKPRVGEAAKALGLPFRLVSTDELERVNHGCATPPSDELRRLGVRGVAELAALAAGGTSLLLRKIVIGRVTVAVARV; encoded by the coding sequence GTGTCTATCCTGGAGAGATTATGGAGGGGTGTGCTCATTGTTTATGCAAGCGATTCCGGTGCTGATACTGCCAATAGGCTATTTAGGTTGTTGAGGGGGACTGGCGTGCCGACGGCGATGATCAAGTACGACGGTGATTTGGGTAGGTACTGGGACTGCTTTGACGCCATAGTCCTGGTGATGGCGTTGAGTGGTGCCGTCAGGCTGGTCTGTAAGTATGCTAAGTCTAAGGTTGCGGATCCAGCAGTGGTTGTGATTGATGATGGGGGTAGGTACGTAATACCCATATTGAGCGCCCATTGGGGCGCCAATGAGGTTGCTGAGGCGATTGCCAGGCTAATGGGGGCTGAGGCCGTGATAACCACAGCCGCCGAGTACATGGGCGTCACAAGCATTGAGGAGTTGGCTAGGCTTCTTCATTGTGACATTGTTAATACCGAAGAATTGCCGAACTTCTACTCGGCGCTCCTTAGTAATAAGCCCATATGCATCATTGGCATTAATGAATTGCCAAGGGAGGTAAGGGGCAGCTACGTGATTGGGGTTAATGCAGGGTGTGAGTACATCATCACTGTGGGTGAACCCCATCAATCGTTAGAGGGCATTAGGATGCTGCGGTGTGTGCCGTATAAGGTAATCATTGGGGTTGGGCTTATGAATGAGGCCGGTATTAATGAGGTAATTAAGGCCATAAGAACTACATTGAATAGGCTCGGTATTGGGGCCGACAGGGTCTTGGCCGTAGCCTCAATAAAGCCGAGGGTCGGCGAGGCGGCTAAGGCATTGGGCCTACCCTTTAGGTTAGTAAGTACCGATGAATTGGAGAGGGTAAATCATGGGTGCGCCACACCGCCGAGTGACGAATTAAGGAGGTTAGGCGTTAGGGGTGTTGCCGAACTCGCTGCATTAGCTGCTGGAGGTACCTCACTGCTTCTTAGGAAGATAGTTATTGGGAGGGTCACGGTGGCCGTAGCGAGGGTCTAA
- a CDS encoding precorrin-8X methylmutase — protein sequence MDPTSILVVTHGSRRPEFLDWFNDLKNYLENRLSGLGLMTYVSIAHNEYSSPNWRDVLREHLSRGIKRIIIALAFLGPGNHVVRDIMGSLNIQEFNKWVRASWGGYEFEAYVTKPLIDSILVREALLLRIINALDIPTYLTRYVMSPEEIERNSINRVIELVRRELNTDDQVLIRLVAKAVFATGNPALVKYVYVDPRTPDVFKELINNGVTVVADTKMVMVGLRWGNTVTLIDDAETTKLANELGITRAAASMRIALSRYKPAIPIIGNSPTALVEVLRLIRKGVEVPMVIATPPGFTNAADAKEELIKIGIPSIVVRGTYGGSNVAVAIFNELISMVGRRHGW from the coding sequence ATGGATCCTACATCGATACTCGTAGTAACCCATGGATCCCGCAGACCTGAATTCCTGGATTGGTTTAATGACCTAAAGAATTATCTTGAGAATCGACTTAGTGGCTTGGGTTTAATGACTTATGTAAGTATTGCCCATAATGAATACTCAAGCCCCAATTGGAGGGATGTGTTGAGGGAGCACCTAAGCCGTGGTATTAAGCGCATAATCATCGCATTGGCATTCCTAGGCCCGGGTAATCACGTGGTTAGGGACATAATGGGGTCCTTAAACATTCAGGAATTTAATAAGTGGGTTAGGGCATCATGGGGTGGTTACGAATTTGAGGCCTACGTTACCAAGCCACTGATTGACTCCATACTCGTTAGAGAGGCGTTGCTTTTAAGAATAATCAATGCCCTGGACATACCCACGTACTTGACCAGGTACGTCATGAGTCCCGAAGAAATTGAAAGGAACAGCATCAATAGAGTGATTGAGTTAGTACGTAGGGAACTTAATACTGATGATCAGGTACTCATTAGGCTAGTGGCAAAGGCTGTGTTCGCCACGGGCAATCCAGCCCTTGTTAAGTACGTCTATGTCGACCCAAGGACGCCTGACGTGTTTAAGGAATTAATAAATAACGGCGTCACGGTGGTTGCCGATACCAAAATGGTGATGGTAGGCCTTAGATGGGGCAACACGGTGACTTTAATAGATGATGCAGAGACCACTAAGTTAGCTAATGAGCTCGGCATCACGAGGGCTGCGGCGTCAATGAGGATAGCACTAAGTAGGTACAAACCCGCAATACCTATTATTGGCAATTCACCCACAGCCCTCGTTGAGGTACTTAGGTTAATCAGGAAGGGCGTCGAGGTCCCCATGGTAATTGCAACACCGCCAGGATTTACCAACGCAGCAGATGCTAAGGAGGAATTGATCAAAATCGGGATACCAAGCATAGTCGTGAGGGGCACGTATGGGGGTAGTAATGTGGCTGTGGCCATATTCAATGAATTAATTAGCATGGTAGGGAGGAGACATGGTTGGTAG
- the cbiD gene encoding cobalt-precorrin-5B (C(1))-methyltransferase CbiD has protein sequence MSVIDYFKRFGITTGAAAAAAAKAAVMALIKGVTPNSVTIPTPVGLRLEVAVDRVFTEGGYVCADVRKIAGDNPDKLDNAVIRACVHPIGEGTIRIVGGRGVGKVVRPGLSIPMGESAISPTAKLMIENAVREVVSSGVEVIIEVPNGEELARFTMNEDVGIIGGISILGTMGIEWPVSDESFIQHIKAQLMALRRDGDGVVIASGNRAVNFAKAIYDLSVVKVGDLVGASVREAIGLGFRKVVVALLPGKAVKLAAGLLNTHSSVGDARIETITWAAVMAGINGETLRRIASSKTVGEALHYLGNAAGKVMGIIAERALTRLRKLGNASLEIVIFSDNGEVLARVGDHE, from the coding sequence ATGAGTGTGATTGATTACTTTAAACGCTTTGGTATAACCACGGGGGCTGCCGCCGCGGCGGCCGCGAAGGCGGCGGTTATGGCATTAATTAAGGGCGTAACACCCAATAGTGTTACCATACCAACACCCGTCGGCCTCAGGCTTGAGGTGGCCGTCGATAGGGTCTTCACGGAGGGCGGCTATGTATGTGCTGATGTGCGTAAAATCGCCGGTGATAACCCCGACAAGCTGGATAACGCCGTGATCAGGGCCTGCGTGCATCCAATAGGCGAAGGGACAATAAGGATTGTAGGTGGGCGTGGCGTGGGTAAGGTCGTGAGGCCAGGCTTAAGCATTCCTATGGGCGAGTCGGCCATTAGCCCCACGGCTAAGCTCATGATTGAGAATGCGGTTAGGGAAGTCGTAAGCTCGGGTGTTGAGGTAATCATTGAGGTGCCCAACGGTGAGGAGTTGGCTAGGTTCACGATGAATGAGGATGTCGGTATAATCGGTGGCATATCCATACTCGGGACGATGGGTATCGAGTGGCCCGTAAGTGATGAATCCTTCATCCAACACATAAAGGCTCAATTAATGGCTTTGAGGAGGGATGGTGATGGTGTGGTGATCGCCTCAGGCAATAGGGCTGTTAACTTCGCCAAGGCCATTTACGACCTATCTGTGGTCAAGGTCGGCGATTTAGTAGGCGCCTCGGTTAGGGAGGCCATTGGGCTGGGCTTCCGTAAGGTAGTCGTGGCGTTGTTGCCAGGGAAGGCCGTTAAGCTCGCGGCCGGTTTACTAAACACGCACAGCTCAGTTGGTGATGCGAGAATCGAGACAATCACCTGGGCCGCAGTAATGGCTGGGATTAATGGTGAGACCCTACGTAGGATAGCCTCCTCTAAAACGGTCGGCGAGGCCTTGCATTACCTAGGCAATGCCGCGGGTAAGGTTATGGGGATAATAGCCGAGAGGGCACTTACCAGGTTAAGGAAGCTGGGCAATGCTTCCCTCGAGATTGTGATATTTAGCGATAATGGTGAGGTACTCGCGAGGGTTGGCGACCATGAGTAA
- a CDS encoding SDR family NAD(P)-dependent oxidoreductase: MGRLKDKVILVTGASRGIGRAIARAVAGEGARVIINYRSSAKEAEELMLELRRSGFDASVIKADVSREDEVKSMFKLIERDYGVLHGVVNNAGHGSATIWNKRLRELTWSDFEEVITVDLKGTFLCSKFGIELMRDGGSIVNVASITARTGDTTGIPYLVAKSGIIALTKSMALSLAPRIRVNAVVLGSIETGWVNWLSNDEVRKLINYIPMGRLGKPEEVARAVVFLLSDDSSFITGHTIVIDGGECTACD, translated from the coding sequence ATGGGTAGGCTCAAGGATAAGGTTATACTAGTTACGGGGGCTTCCCGGGGTATCGGCAGGGCCATAGCCAGGGCGGTTGCTGGGGAGGGTGCCAGGGTAATAATAAACTATAGGTCCTCAGCCAAGGAGGCCGAGGAATTAATGCTTGAGTTAAGGAGGAGTGGCTTTGATGCATCTGTGATTAAAGCCGACGTATCCAGAGAGGACGAGGTTAAGTCCATGTTTAAATTAATTGAAAGGGATTACGGGGTACTACATGGTGTGGTTAACAACGCGGGCCATGGCTCCGCAACAATCTGGAATAAGAGACTCCGTGAATTAACATGGAGCGATTTTGAGGAGGTAATCACAGTCGATTTAAAAGGTACGTTCCTCTGCAGTAAATTTGGTATTGAGTTAATGAGGGATGGTGGCTCCATAGTTAATGTGGCCTCGATAACAGCAAGGACTGGCGATACCACGGGCATCCCATACTTGGTCGCTAAGTCGGGTATAATAGCCCTCACCAAGTCCATGGCCCTCTCACTGGCGCCTAGGATTAGGGTAAATGCCGTAGTACTCGGCAGTATAGAGACTGGTTGGGTTAATTGGTTAAGTAATGATGAGGTTAGGAAATTGATCAACTATATACCCATGGGTAGGCTGGGCAAGCCTGAGGAGGTGGCTAGGGCAGTGGTTTTCCTGCTTAGCGATGACTCATCATTCATAACCGGGCACACGATCGTAATCGATGGCGGCGAATGCACAGCATGCGACTAA
- the cbiE gene encoding precorrin-6y C5,15-methyltransferase (decarboxylating) subunit CbiE — protein MLYIIGVGPGDPELITVKGLNILRSVNVVAGWGSVLDRFSEYLINKRVIKLSYRDEAEGLKELITSAVNEDAALLMHGDPSVSESQLMAKVTWLCREYGVTYEVVPGVSSVNAVLGMLGIDLDSSVLISLHVRGSLDDRLEELKTILRVLRRYIIVLPPPYPHGPLLIAKALLDLGCDPEVTIIEKATYNNQRITRTRASGMISLGNEFSDLTIMVIPPCSRD, from the coding sequence ATGCTGTACATAATCGGCGTGGGACCTGGTGACCCGGAGTTGATAACGGTTAAGGGCCTTAACATACTACGCTCAGTTAACGTGGTGGCCGGCTGGGGCAGCGTGCTTGATAGATTCAGCGAGTACTTAATCAATAAGAGGGTCATAAAGCTCAGCTATAGGGATGAGGCTGAGGGCCTTAAGGAATTGATAACGAGCGCGGTTAATGAAGACGCGGCACTGCTCATGCATGGGGACCCCTCGGTGTCGGAGTCGCAGTTAATGGCGAAGGTCACGTGGCTATGCAGGGAGTACGGAGTTACCTACGAGGTTGTGCCTGGGGTCTCCTCGGTAAATGCGGTATTAGGAATGCTTGGTATCGACCTGGACTCCTCAGTGTTAATATCACTACATGTGAGGGGTTCTCTAGACGATAGGCTTGAGGAGCTTAAAACTATACTAAGGGTGCTGAGGAGGTACATAATTGTATTACCGCCCCCATACCCACACGGCCCACTGCTCATCGCTAAGGCACTACTAGACCTGGGCTGCGACCCCGAGGTCACAATAATCGAGAAAGCCACATACAATAATCAAAGGATTACGAGGACCAGGGCCTCAGGCATGATAAGTCTAGGCAATGAGTTTAGTGATTTAACGATCATGGTGATACCACCCTGCAGTCGTGATTAG
- the prpB gene encoding methylisocitrate lyase, producing the protein MDAVLLRRNKRDPREIRAWFRERLSRPGIVIAPGAFDAFVALMIQQLGFEALYVSGAAFSSSLGLPDLGVFTLDELVRFTKYITDAVDIPVIVDTDTGFGETLNVVRTVREFESIGASAIQIEDQELPKKCGHLSGKHVVPADEMVKKIKAAVEARRDENFLIIARTDARGVYGLDEAIWRAQAYVEAGADIIFPEALESKEEFARFAREVKAPLLANMTEFGKTPYITAKEFEEMGYKIVIFPVTTFRVAMKAVKDALIELKEKGTQKDLLNKMISRQEQYEVIHYWDYENWDKDLNERVSKEFAGKLRLKKN; encoded by the coding sequence ATGGATGCCGTATTGCTAAGGAGGAACAAAAGAGACCCGAGGGAAATTAGGGCTTGGTTCAGGGAGAGGTTGTCAAGACCCGGCATTGTTATTGCCCCAGGAGCTTTCGACGCATTTGTTGCCCTAATGATTCAACAACTTGGCTTCGAGGCACTCTACGTCTCTGGTGCAGCCTTCAGTAGCTCCCTGGGCCTGCCCGACCTCGGTGTGTTCACGCTAGATGAGTTGGTTAGGTTTACTAAGTATATTACGGATGCCGTGGACATACCCGTGATTGTAGATACAGACACGGGTTTTGGGGAAACCCTAAATGTGGTTAGGACGGTTAGGGAGTTCGAATCGATAGGTGCCTCGGCTATACAAATCGAGGATCAGGAATTACCTAAGAAGTGCGGTCACCTAAGCGGGAAGCACGTAGTACCTGCTGATGAAATGGTTAAGAAGATTAAGGCGGCTGTTGAGGCAAGGAGGGATGAAAACTTCCTAATAATTGCGAGGACCGATGCCCGAGGTGTTTATGGGCTTGATGAGGCCATTTGGAGGGCGCAGGCATATGTGGAGGCTGGCGCTGACATAATATTTCCCGAGGCCCTGGAGAGTAAGGAGGAGTTTGCTAGGTTTGCCAGGGAGGTTAAGGCGCCATTGCTTGCTAATATGACAGAGTTCGGAAAGACTCCGTATATAACGGCTAAGGAGTTTGAGGAGATGGGTTATAAAATCGTGATATTCCCGGTGACAACCTTTAGGGTCGCCATGAAAGCCGTTAAGGATGCATTGATTGAGCTTAAGGAGAAGGGTACCCAGAAGGATTTGCTTAATAAGATGATTAGTAGGCAGGAGCAGTACGAGGTTATTCATTACTGGGATTATGAGAATTGGGATAAGGATCTGAATGAGAGGGTGAGTAAGGAGTTCGCAGGTAAACTAAGGCTTAAGAAGAATTAA
- a CDS encoding precorrin-3B C(17)-methyltransferase, protein MVGRLYVVGIGPGSPELRTVAAINAIRESDVVIGYNTYVNLISDLINGKEVIKSRMHEEVMRARLAIEKALNGHVVSLVSGGDPQVYGLASLVLELVSKEGLDLRPTIIPGVTAALAAAARLGAPLNMDFAVINLSNLLVSDEEIMMRIRAAVSGDFVIALYNPISKDVLVKAMNLISMFRGASTPVGIVRNAYRDSEFVLTTNLGSWMRYLEAVDMNTTLIIGNSRTYVYRGFMITPRGYRV, encoded by the coding sequence ATGGTTGGTAGGCTTTACGTAGTCGGCATTGGGCCAGGAAGCCCTGAGCTAAGAACTGTGGCTGCAATTAACGCCATCAGAGAGAGTGACGTGGTTATTGGCTATAATACGTACGTAAATCTAATCAGTGATTTAATCAATGGCAAGGAGGTTATTAAATCAAGAATGCATGAGGAGGTCATGAGGGCTAGGCTAGCTATCGAGAAGGCCCTCAACGGCCATGTGGTATCGCTGGTGAGTGGTGGTGATCCCCAGGTCTATGGGTTGGCGAGTCTCGTCCTTGAGTTAGTAAGTAAGGAGGGGCTCGACCTGAGACCTACCATAATACCAGGAGTTACAGCGGCCCTTGCGGCAGCCGCCAGATTAGGCGCGCCCCTCAACATGGACTTCGCAGTCATAAACCTAAGCAATCTATTGGTTAGTGATGAGGAGATTATGATGAGGATTAGGGCAGCCGTGAGCGGCGACTTCGTGATTGCCCTGTATAACCCGATCAGTAAAGACGTGCTTGTTAAGGCCATGAACCTAATATCCATGTTCAGAGGCGCATCAACGCCAGTAGGCATAGTCAGGAATGCCTATAGGGATAGTGAGTTCGTGCTAACGACAAACCTAGGTAGCTGGATGAGGTATTTGGAGGCCGTGGATATGAATACGACATTAATAATAGGTAACTCAAGAACCTATGTTTACAGAGGGTTCATGATAACGCCAAGGGGCTACAGGGTATGA